The sequence GCGCGAATTGCTGGGCATGGACGACGGCGCCATTGCCGCCGCACGCGCGCAGCAGGCCATCTGAATCAACCCCCGAATCCAACCCTCATCGAGACAGACATGAACCAAGCTCAACTTTCCCGCCGTCACCTGCTGGCCACGGGCGCCGCAGGCGCGCTCTCGGCCATCGGCCTGCCTTCGTTCGCCGCCGATGCCGCATGGCCCGCGAAGATCGTCAAGATGGTCGTGGCCTTCCCGGCCGGCGGCCCGACCGACACCGCCGCGCGCATCGTCTCGCAGAAGCTGGGCGAGCGCCTGGGCGTGTCGATCGTGGTCGACAACCGTCCGGGCGCTTCCGGCTCCATCGGCACCGCCACCTTCATCAAGCTGCCGGCCGACGGCAACACGCTGTCGATGTTCGGCATGCCCGCGCTGCTCGCGCCGCTGCTGTATGGCAACAACGCCTACGACGTCGAGAAGGACTTCATGTGCGTGGCCACGGTGTACGACCTGCCGATGGCCATCGTCGTCAATCCGGCGGTGATGCCGGGTGTGGACTCCGTGCAGACGCTCATCGCCCAGGCCAAGGCCGCGAAGACGCCGCTGAACTACACCAGCTCCGGCGCCGGCAGCTTCGGCCACCTTGCCATGGAACAGCTGAAGGACCTCGGCAACTTCGACATGCAGCACGTGCCCTACCGCGGCAGCGCGCCGGCCGTGACCGACCTGCTGGGCGGCCAGCTCGGCATCATGTTCGCGGACGTGGTCGCTGCACTGCCGCACATCAAGGCCGGCAAGCTGAAGGCGATCGCCGTCAGCTCGCCGCGCGCCAACGTGCTGCTGCCCGGCGTGAAGACCGTCTCGGCCCAGGGCTTCCCCAACTTCGACTTCGACTCGTGGGGCGGCCTCATCGCCCCGCTGGGAACGCCTGCGGCCGTGGTGACGCGCATCAACAAGGAACTGGCCGACATCCTGGCCAAGGACAAGGAAGTGCAGGACAAGCTGGTGCACGCGGGCGCCATTGCCGCCTACCAGCCGGCGGACGCCATGCGCAAGCGCCTCGCGGCCGACCGCGCGCGCTGGACGAAGATCGCCAAGGACAAGAACATCAGCGCGATCTGAGTGCGCGAATGCTGACCCGTCCTGCCATAGGTTGACACCTATGAAGGACACACAGCCGGCTTGATCCAGCCGGCAACGGACGCCCGATGAACCTCATCGGGCGTTTTCAATTTTAGGGACAGGTGCGGTCTCTCTTGGTTGTAGATCTGCACGGCCTGCTGGACCATCCGGCTGGCCTGGGTCAGATCGGCAGGCCGGTGCAGCAGGAACTCCATCTTCAAGATCCCGTTGACGCGCTCGGCCAGCGCGTTCTGATAGCAGTCGTAGCCGTCCGTCATCGAGCAGGCGATGCCGTGGCGGCGGTGGATTTCCTGATAGTCGTTCGAGCAGTACTGGATGCCCCTGTCCGAGTGATGCACCAGCATTTGCCCAGTCTTGCGGCCCTTGAGCGCCACCTTCAGCGCCCGGCTGACCTGCTCGGTGTGCAGGCTGTCGTGCACGTGATGGCCCACGATCTTGCGCGACCACGCATCCGTCACCAGGCTGAGATAGACGAATCCTTGATCGGTCGGCAGGTAGGTGATGTCAGCCACCCAGACCTGCTCGCTGCCGGTGGGGCGCACCTGATCCGGCCCCTGCTTGAGCAGGTTGGGATGACGGCGCAACCGGTGATGGCTGTCGGTGGTCTTGTGATACGCCCGCCTGGGCTGAACCAGCATGTGGGCCTCGCGCAGCACGTCCAGCAACGCATCGCGCCCCAGGCTCGCGTTGGCCTGGTGCAGCGGCTGCTTGAGAAGATGGTGCAGCTTGCGCGCGCCCAGCCGCGGCTGGCGCAGGCGCACGGAACGCACAAGCTCGATCACTGTGTCAGAACGGGCACGGCATTGCTGCTGGTGCTGCAGTTGTTGGTAGTAAGCCTGGCGGCTGACGCCCCAATGGCGGCAAGCCCTCAACACGCTCAGCCCCGGGACGAGCTTTTGCGAGAGGACTTGCCCGAAGGCTTTTTTACGACACGCACCCCATAGTCCTTCTTCAGGACATCGAGCACGGCCTCGAACAACTGAGCCTTCTCATTGGCCTCGCGAAGCTGGACTTCGAGAGCCTTGATCCTCTGCTCAGGAGTCAGCGGCGCAGCGGATGGCGATGCGGAATTCTTGATCGGTACTGGCATGGGAAGCCGACATGATGCCGAACCCCAGCTCTGGCGGCCATGCTTGCGCAGCCACACCAACACCGTCGAGCGACCCTGGATGCCGTAGCGCTCCTGGGCCTGCTTGTACGTGAGCTCGCCTTTTTCTACCTGATCGACCACCGACAGCTTAAAAGCCAGCGTGTAGTCGCTCTGCGTGCGTTTGATGCCTGATTCCATTGACTTGCCTTTTCTGAGAGGAAAAGGTGTCAACCCAGGTCAGGACGGGTCATGCCCATGAAAAAAGCCCGCTCGAAGCGGGCTTTTTTCATTGAATGTGGTCGTGAACTCTTACGCGGTCCACGCTACGGCAAATTCTTTTGCATGAAGTCATTTTTGTTTTTCTCGTCGTAGTGACTTCGACGCGCTGGCGTGAGATTCAGCTTGCCTGGTCAGGCAACGCCCGATGTGGCGGACGCGAGCCGGATTGTAGCAGCAGTGCATCTGCGCCCCGCGGCGGCGGCGGCCGGCTGACGGCACAACAGGCGGGTTGCGTGCAAAAGTAAGGCGAAAGAATTGTTAATTCGACGGCCTTCGATTTGAAGTTCTTACAACTTCAGGGCCGTTCATGCTGCTTTCAGACGTTAAAGTTCTTCGCCTCCGGTTTTGAATTGTCTTCAAGACTTTTCCCTTCTCCCAGCGCCTCACCGCCTCCCCGCTCCCGCCCCTTCATGTCCAACCTCATCGTGCATGGCGGTACGCCGCTTCGTGGCCGCATCACCCCTTCCGCCAACAAGAACGCCGTGCTGCCGGTGCTCTGCGCCACGCTGCTGACCTGGGAGCCGCTGCGCCTGCTCGGCGTGCCCGACATCACCGATGTGCGCAAGATCCTGGACATCTTCCGTACCCTGGGCAGCGAGGTGCACATGGACCACGGCACCGGCACGCTCGAACTGCACCACCGCGAGACCAGCTTCGACGCGGCGCGGCACCGCCTGCCGGAGGAGATGCGCTCGTCGATCATGCTGGTGCCGCCGCTGCTGGCGCGCTTCGGCGTGGCGCGGCTGGAGGACAACGTCAAGGGCTGCACGCTCGGCGTGCGCGAGATCGACCCGCACGTGGAGGTGTTCCAGCGCTTCGGCGGCGAGGTCGAGCGCACCGAGGGTTCGCTGCTGGTGCGCAGCGCGGGCCGGCTCACGCCCACCGACCACTGGCTCGACTACGCATCGGTCACCACCACCGAGAACTTCGTGCTGTGCGCCGCCGCGGCGGGCGGCACCTCGACGCTGACCAATGCGGCATCGGAGCCGCACGTGCAGGAGTTCTGCCGCTTCATGGCGATGATCGGCGTGCGCATCGAGGGCATGGGCACCTCGCGGCTGACGGTGCATGGCAACGGTGCGCTCAAGGGCGGCGAGTTCCGCTTCGACGAGGACTTCCACGAGATCACCACCTTCCTGGCGCTCGGCGCCATCACCGGCGGCGACGTGATCGTGCGCAACAGCGCACCCGAGAACTTTCCGCTGCTCGACCGCACGTTCGCGAAGTTCGGCGTGAAGATCGTGCACGAAGACGGCTGGTCGCGCGCCGTCCGCAGCGGCCCGCTGAAGGTGCAGACGCCCTTCACGAGCAACGTGCTCACCAAGGTCGAGGCTGCGCCGTGGCCCTACTTCCCGGTCGACCTGCTGCCGATCTTCATTGCGCTGGGCGTGCGTGCCGAGGGCAACGCGATGTTCTGGAACAAGGTGTACGACGGCGCCCTGGGCTGGACCGGCGAACTGTCGAAGTTCGGCGCGCACGTGTTCTCGTCGGACCCGCACCGGCTCATCACCTTCGGCGGCAATCCGCTGACGCCGGCCGTGGTCGAGAGCCCCTACATCATCCGCGTGGCGATCGCGCTGTTCATGGTGGCGGCGAGCATCGAGGGCAAGTCGGAGATCCGCAACGCCGCACCGATCCGCCGCGCCCATCCGCGCTTCGTCGAGAACCTGCGCAGCCTCGGCGTGCAGGTGGAATGGACGAGCGAGGAGTAACGGCGGCAGGGTCGGCGCGCGCCGCGGTGCGTCAGAACGACGGCACGGGGTTGCGGCCTTCGGTCTGCACGTAGGCGTTGTTGCGGTAGGTGTAGACCAGCGTGCTGTCGACGGTTTCGACGCGGCGGTTCTTCGCGTCGGCGGTGCGCTCGCCCTTGAAGGCGATGCGCAGTTCGCCCGGCGCGTCGGCATCCGCGCCGGCCACGAAGGCGGGTGTGCCGCTGATGTCGTAGCAGGCGCCGTTCGGCGCTTCTTCGGGCTTCTCCGACTTCAGCACCTTCTTGCAGGCCTCGTCGGCGCCTTCGTTGGTGGCTGCGAGCGGAACGGCCGAGACGAGCGGGCGCACCTTGCCTGCGTCGAGCGAATACACCGACAGCCACTCGCCGCAATAGCCCTGCCAGCAGCTGCCGTTGGTGATGGTGAGCGCGAAGCGTTGCGCCGCCATGCGCTCCACCTTGGTGTTGCCGAGGTTGCCCATGAATCCGAGGTAGTCGACCGCGTCGTTGCGGCCGGAGAGCTTCCAGCCCTGCGCCGACTGCTCGAAGAAGTAGGCACCGAGCCAGGCGCCGTTCACATGGCCGTTCATCGGCTGGCCCTGATCGTCGACCGGCACGGTCTCGGTGAGCATCACCGCATGCGTGTCGTCGAGCTTGACCACTTCGCGCGGCGACACCTGCGCCTTCTGCTCGGCCTCGCTGCCCGCGACGACCTTGCCGTCGTTGCCGATCTCGGGCAGCGACACGGTGTCGGGCTGGCCCGGCTTGGCGCCGGGGCCTTGCGAGTCGGGAAACACCAGCGCCATGAGTTCGGCGCGCTTGAGGCTGGCCGATGCGTCCGGCGGCGTGGCGGGCGCGGGCGCTGCGGCCGGCGCCGGTGCGGTGGTCGCCGCCGGTGCCGCTGCGGCGGCCGGTGCATCGGTCTTGCTCGCGGGGGCTTCGTTCTGCGGGCAGCCGCCAAGCACGAGCAGGCCGGCGATGGCCAGCGTCGCTGCCGTGGCGCGGTGCAGCGGCACCGAGAGAATGTGCGAAGTCATGAAAGGTCTGGGCATGGCTGCCATTCTGCCGAAGCCGGATGGCGATGACCCTGTCGCTGCGGCGAGCTCCGCGTTCGCAGGAGAATGCGCGGCATCCGACGACAGTCAAGACGACAAGGAGCGCTTCCCATGACCACGCTGCAACAACTTCTGGGCACCGGGCTGCCCCTCATCCAGGCACCGATGGCCGGCATCCAGGGCAGCGCGATGGCGGTCGCGGTCAGCAATGCCGGTGGTCTCGGCTCGCTGCCCTGCGCCATGCTGGCGCCCGATGCCCTGCGTGCCGAACTGGCCGCGATCCGCGCCGGCACCGGCAAGCCCTACAACGTCAACTTCTTCTGCCACACGCCGCCGCAGCCCAGCCCCGAACGCGAGGCGACGTGGCGCGCGGCGCTCGCGCCGTACTACGCCGAGTTCGGCATCGACGCTGCGAGCATTCCCGCCGGGCCGGGCCGCAACCCGTTCAGTGCCGACGTGGCTGCGCTGCTTGCCGAGTTCCGACCGCCGGTGGTGAGCTTTCATTTCGGCCTGCCGCCGCAGGCATTGGTGGCGCAGGTGCACGGCTGGGGCGCGAAGGTGCTCGGCTCGGCCACCACGGTCGACGAGGCGCTGTGGCTCCAGGCGAACGGCGCCGACGCGGTTATCGCACAGGGCCTCGAGGCCGGCGGGCACCGCGGCCACTTCCTCTCGCACGACCTGACGAAGCAGCTCGGCACCTTTGCGCTGCTGCCTCAGCTGGTGCGCGCGCTGAAGGTGCCGGTGATCGCGGCCGGCGGCATCGCCGATGCGCAGGGCGTGGCCGCGGCCATGGCGCTGGGTGCGGCCGGCGTGCAGGTGGGCACCGCGTACATGCTCACGCCCGAGGCGACCACCAGCGCGATTCATCGCGCGGCACTCAAGAGCGAGGCGGCGCGCCACACGGCGCTGACCAACCTGTTCACCGGACGGCCTGCACGCGGCATCGTCAACCGCGTGATGCGCGAGCTCGGTCCGATCGGCGCGGCGGCGCCGGAGTTTCCGTTGGCCACCTCGGGCATCGCGCCATTGCGGGCCAAGGCCGAAGCGCAGGGCAGCGGCGACTTCTCCCCGCTGTGGTCGGGCCAGAACGCCACCGGCTGCCGGGAGATCTCCTCGGCCGAGGTCACGCGCGCACTGGCCGAAGGATTTCGCTGAACGAGTTCAGCGCATGTAGGCGCCGTTCTTCCTGACGAGCACCGGCGCACCGTTCTTCAGTTCGTACACATCCTCGACCGAGAAGCGCGCGGTGCCGCCGAAGCAGTCGCGGCCCTGGCCTTTCAGCGCGAAACGGGTGCCGCTCCTGTTCACCGCGATCGTGTCGATGACGCACGCGTCGCTCGGATCGGCCAGCGAGGAGCGCGGCGGTGGCGCGAAGGTTCTGGCGATCGTCTTTCCGGTCACGCGGCTCAGCACGCGCAGCGTGGGGCAGGGCGCGTCGCCGCTGCTGCTGCAGCTCAACTCCCCGGCTTCCTCGTAGCTGTGCTGCGTTGCATAGGCACCTGCATCGAACGCCACGCACAGGCCGGCACGCAGCTGCACCGCCTTCGCGTCGAAGCTGCAAACCGGTCCCTTGCGGAAACCGGCGGCCTGGGCGCCGAACACCGGCGCACACAGCAGGAACAGGGCAGGAAGTAAGCTCCGGGCTCGCAGAGGTCGCATGAAGATTTGCCTCGATCTCGATTCGTTCCAGTCTACCCAGCACGCCTGAACCATGATCCAACTTCACCTGCCCCTCAAGTTCCTCTCGCATGCCGCCCAGCCCACCGCGCGCGAGCCCTGGCTGCTGGTGCTCATGCACGGCGTGGGAAGCAACGAGCAGGACCTGTTCGGCCTGGCGCGCACGATGCCGCCCCACTTCCATGTGCTGAGCCTGCGCGCGCCCTACGTGCTGTCGCCCGATGCGTACGCCTGGTTCGAGTTCCAGGTGCTGCCGGACGGAAGCCGCCAGATCAACGAGGAGCAGGAGCGCGAGAGCCGCTTCCTCGTGGGCGAGATGATCGCCTCGGCCTCGAAGCAGCTCGGCGTGCCGGCCGAGCGCGTGGTGGTCGGCGGCTTCAGCCAGGGCGGCATCATGTCGCTGTCGCAGTTGCTCACCAAGCCCGAGAGCGTGCGTGCCGCGATGGTGTGGCACAGCCGCCTGCTGTCGCAGGTGGTGCCGCTGGTGGCGCCGGCCGAGGCGTTCGAGGGCAAGGCGCTGTGGGTGAGCCACGGCACCGCCGACAACGTGATCCCGCCGAGTGCCGCACAGATCACGCGCGACCTGGCGCGCACCTTGCCGATCGCGCTATCGGGCACCGATTTTCCGGGCGCGCACGAGATCCGCCCGGCCGAACTGCAGGCCACGGTGGCCTGGCTGCAATCGCTCAGCGTGCAGCCGGGTTCGCCCTGACCTTCGTCCTCGTGTCGCGCATCCGGCCGTCGTTGGCCGTGGCGGTCGGGTCGGAAACGGGCCGGGTGCACGCGGCGCAGCCTGCGGGCCGAACGGCTCACATGAAAGAGGGATGAAGACTGCCATTCCGTGCGATAGCCTGCGCCCGGCCGGATTGCGGCTGGAATCGGGAGATCGGAATGCCATCTCGGAAATCGGGCGGGAGCCGGCCGGCTCCTTCCATCGTGCGGCGATTGCTCTGCGCGGGCGCCGGCGCACTGGTGCTGTGCCTGCTGCACGGCTGCGTCAGCCTGACGCAATCGCAGGAAGTCGCGCTGTCGCGTGAGCCGGGCGAACGCGTGCTCGGCCACTCGGTCGATGTGGGTGTCGAAGCC comes from Variovorax paradoxus and encodes:
- a CDS encoding UDP-N-acetylglucosamine 1-carboxyvinyltransferase, yielding MSNLIVHGGTPLRGRITPSANKNAVLPVLCATLLTWEPLRLLGVPDITDVRKILDIFRTLGSEVHMDHGTGTLELHHRETSFDAARHRLPEEMRSSIMLVPPLLARFGVARLEDNVKGCTLGVREIDPHVEVFQRFGGEVERTEGSLLVRSAGRLTPTDHWLDYASVTTTENFVLCAAAAGGTSTLTNAASEPHVQEFCRFMAMIGVRIEGMGTSRLTVHGNGALKGGEFRFDEDFHEITTFLALGAITGGDVIVRNSAPENFPLLDRTFAKFGVKIVHEDGWSRAVRSGPLKVQTPFTSNVLTKVEAAPWPYFPVDLLPIFIALGVRAEGNAMFWNKVYDGALGWTGELSKFGAHVFSSDPHRLITFGGNPLTPAVVESPYIIRVAIALFMVAASIEGKSEIRNAAPIRRAHPRFVENLRSLGVQVEWTSEE
- a CDS encoding alpha/beta hydrolase — encoded protein: MIQLHLPLKFLSHAAQPTAREPWLLVLMHGVGSNEQDLFGLARTMPPHFHVLSLRAPYVLSPDAYAWFEFQVLPDGSRQINEEQERESRFLVGEMIASASKQLGVPAERVVVGGFSQGGIMSLSQLLTKPESVRAAMVWHSRLLSQVVPLVAPAEAFEGKALWVSHGTADNVIPPSAAQITRDLARTLPIALSGTDFPGAHEIRPAELQATVAWLQSLSVQPGSP
- a CDS encoding Bug family tripartite tricarboxylate transporter substrate binding protein, translated to MNQAQLSRRHLLATGAAGALSAIGLPSFAADAAWPAKIVKMVVAFPAGGPTDTAARIVSQKLGERLGVSIVVDNRPGASGSIGTATFIKLPADGNTLSMFGMPALLAPLLYGNNAYDVEKDFMCVATVYDLPMAIVVNPAVMPGVDSVQTLIAQAKAAKTPLNYTSSGAGSFGHLAMEQLKDLGNFDMQHVPYRGSAPAVTDLLGGQLGIMFADVVAALPHIKAGKLKAIAVSSPRANVLLPGVKTVSAQGFPNFDFDSWGGLIAPLGTPAAVVTRINKELADILAKDKEVQDKLVHAGAIAAYQPADAMRKRLAADRARWTKIAKDKNISAI
- a CDS encoding NAD(P)H-dependent flavin oxidoreductase, producing the protein MTTLQQLLGTGLPLIQAPMAGIQGSAMAVAVSNAGGLGSLPCAMLAPDALRAELAAIRAGTGKPYNVNFFCHTPPQPSPEREATWRAALAPYYAEFGIDAASIPAGPGRNPFSADVAALLAEFRPPVVSFHFGLPPQALVAQVHGWGAKVLGSATTVDEALWLQANGADAVIAQGLEAGGHRGHFLSHDLTKQLGTFALLPQLVRALKVPVIAAGGIADAQGVAAAMALGAAGVQVGTAYMLTPEATTSAIHRAALKSEAARHTALTNLFTGRPARGIVNRVMRELGPIGAAAPEFPLATSGIAPLRAKAEAQGSGDFSPLWSGQNATGCREISSAEVTRALAEGFR
- a CDS encoding IS3 family transposase (programmed frameshift) encodes the protein MESGIKRTQSDYTLAFKLSVVDQVEKGELTYKQAQERYGIQGRSTVLVWLRKHGRQSWGSASCRLPMPVPIKNSASPSAAPLTPEQRIKALEVQLREANEKAQLFEAVLDVLKKDYGVRVKKAFGQVLSQKLVPGLSVLRACRHWGVSRQAYYQQLQHQQQCRARSDTVIELVRSVRLRQPRLGARKLHHLLKQPLHQANASLGRDALLDVLREAHMLVQPRRAYHKTTDSHHRLRRHPNLLKQGPDQVRPTGSEQVWVADITYLPTDQGFVYLSLVTDAWSRKIVGHHVHDSLHTEQVSRALKVALKGRKTGQMLVHHSDRGIQYCSNDYQEIHRRHGIACSMTDGYDCYQNALAERVNGILKMEFLLHRPADLTQASRMVQQAVQIYNQERPHLSLKLKTPDEVHRASVAGWIKPAVCPS